The genomic region TTCATCCGGAATGGACTGTAAAAACAGGCAGTTGGAGCATTAACAATGGATATCTAACACAAAGTGACGAAAGTAATAACAATACCAATATCTACGCTTCGTTAAATCAAAACCTATCGAATAGATACTTATACCATTTTGTAGCTAAAATAGATGGAAGCGGAAACAACAGAAGAGCAGGATTTCACTTTATGTGCGACCAAGCCGACTCCTCTCAACGAGGAAATAGTTATTTTGTTTGGTTAAGACCGGATGCTTCTAAACTATCAGTTTACAAGGTTACAAACAACAGTTTCGGAAATCCTGTAGTAGATGTTCCTCTAACCATTAATGTTGGACAAGTGGACGATTACAAAATTATTTACGATAGAATTACAGGCAAAATGTCCGTTTACCAAAATGACATTCTAATTGCCAACTGGACCGACTCTTCTCCTATTTCATCGGGCAATGCAATTTCTTTTAGAAGCGGAAACTCCAACTTTGCTATTACTGAATTAAAAGTATACCGGTCAAGAAGTACATCTACAGCAATATCTGTAGGACCAACAAGTAATAAAGACATTCGATACGAAAACACATCGCCTTCGGCACCTGCAGGAAAAGTAAAATCTATTTGTACAGATATTGCCGGAAATATTTCTTCCATCACAACTCAAAACATTGATGTTGACTGGACAAGCCCTAATGGCGCAGTATTGATAAACGATGGCACCGGAGCAGATATTTCTACTTCTTACTCGCTTAATTCGTTATCTGCAAATTGGACCGGATTTTTAGATTCCAACTCAGGAATTACTATGTATGAATACGCTATTGGCATGGCGTCTGGAGACTCTGATGTAGTTGGCTGGACAAACAATATGCTCAATACGCAAATCAACCTAAGCGGTTTAACTTTATTTCCAAATAAAACGTACTATGTAAGTGTTCGTGCACAAAATGCAGCAGGTATTAAATCGTCTATATATACAAGTAATGGTCAAATAGCACAACCTACTTATTTAAGCGTACACGAAAATAATTCTGATTTAAAGCTAAATGCTTGGCCAAATCCTTTCTCTGGTACTACATGGATTTCATTTATAGTAAAGGAAAAATCGAGAGTAGAGATTAATTTATTAGATGCATCAGGAAAATCAATTACTCTTTATAATAATTCCGAAGAGCCTGCAGGAGATTTTTCTATACCAATAAATGCCGTATTGATGAATTTATCAAGTGGAGTGTATATAGCAGAAATTAAAATAAACAACCAAACCAATAATACGAAGTTGGTATTGCAATAATTAATTTATTCACTAACTATCTTTTGCAAAATTGCAACCTTTGCAAAAGATAGTTAATTGATAGAATAAATATTTACTTAGCTTCTTCCACAACTTTTAAAATTGCCTCTAACTCTTCTTTCTTAGGAATATAACCCAATCGCTCGTAGGAGTTAATCAAATTTCGAAGTAGCCGCTTTACCATATCAGTATTTGTACATGGCATGTAAAAACTCTCACTCGATTTTAAATTAAGTTGTTTTAAAAACGCATCAATCTCTTTTCTGCCAAATACAGTGCCTTTACTAAACGGATTAATGTAAAAAAGAATTTTTTCTACCTCTCCATTCTCATCTTGATGCAAATGATTATCTACATTTAAGTATGCCAAAATGAAATGTTCGGGCAAATTAACCCCATAAATTGGCAATCCGAGGCTTTGCGCAATTACCGAATACAAAATAGACAAGGATAGCGGATTTCCTTTTTTGCTTTCTAAAACTGTGTTTATGTATGAATTTTGCGGAGCATGGTAGTTGGTTGTATTTCCACTAAAATTATGAACATCAAAAATAATATGATTTAGAATCTTAACTTTCTCCAACGCTGTAAGATTATCGTTTAACTCCAACCATACATCTTGACGAATTTGATCGATTTGCTTCTTTAACTTTACTTCATCCAAATCAGGATATTGGTATCTAGCTACAAGCAAAACACCCTCCAGTAAATGATTTTGATCGTCTTTACTCCATTTTGAAATTTGAGCCAAAATTTCTTCGAATTGTATATTATGGATGATAATCTCTATCCTACTTTGTAGAATATTATCAAACGAGTTTTCCCAAGCGTGCTCCAAAACCGGAATAACATCTATTCCCAAACTCAAGAGTTTACTTTTTATCTGAAGAAACACTTCTTCATCCGGATCGTCTAATAAACTTATTAATGCATTCAATTCGTTTGGGCTAATCATATCCTTGAGTTTAATACCTACAAATCTATCTTTTACTTGTTTCAAGTAGGCTTTTCCCAAATTGATTTATAAACAAACCATCTGTTAACCTTAATTAACAAATAGGCTTTAATAAAAGAGAAAAAGTTCCCGTTTTAGATATAAATAGTTGAGAAATAATAAATTAGTGTTGCAAAATGGTGTTTAAATTTTGTTAAAATATAGTTTGTTTAACAAAAAGGTATTAAATTTGCACTAAAATACGAATACAATCTGCTATGAGTAACCACCACACCAATCAAATTTTAGTTCCGGTTGATTTTTCTGAGCAATCTCTTATTGCTATAGACCAGTCCTACACTTTAGCTCGCGAATACAATGCCGAGATTACATTGTTGTATGTTATTGAAGATTCAAATAACCTTTTCAAGTTTTTTTCTAAAGAACAAGACGAAGGAATGAAAAAGGAAATTCAAATTCAATTGGATAAGGTAGCGGATGATGTGGAAAAGAAAAGCAAGCGAAAAGTAAACACCATGATCGCTAAAGGGCGCGTGTACGAAAAGGTATCCGAAATAGCCGAAGAAATAAATGCGGTATTCATTATAATGGGAACAAGTGGGGGTTCATCTTCTGCACTTAAGAAAAAATTTATTGGCTCAAATGCACTACGAGTAGTTAGAGAATCAAAAGTTCCTGTAATTTCTATTAAAGGAAAAAATCATAGAGCCGGATGCAAAAACATTGTGTTACCACTCGATTTAACAAAAGAAACTAAAGAAAAAGTAACCAAAGCCATTGAGCTTGCTAAAGTATTTGGAGGATCTACCGTGCGTGTGGTTTCTGTGTTATTTACAACAGATGAGTTTATTGTAAATCGCTTAACCAGACAATTAGCGCAGGTTAAATCTTTTATCGAAAAATCGGATGTAAAATGCACTGCCGAAATTATTAAAGGAATAAAAGGAGAAGAAACGCTTGCTCAAAACGTAATTGATTACGCCAAAAAAGTAGAAGCCGATTTAATTATGATTATGACGCAGCAAGAAACTGATTTTACAGAATTTTTTATCGGTTCGTCAGCACAGGAAATGATTCAAAATTCAGAAATTCCTGTTTTGAGTATTGTTCCCACTCCTAAAAAAGATACTATTTCACCAATAAGACCTTACTAAAAATAGCTATAAAATAAGTAGCTGTCTTTAGTTTAGCTAGTAAACAACAACCTGATTTGAAAAAATTTTCAATTACACAGCTACTTATTCCAATTGATTTTTCGGAAACTTCTTATTTGGCTTTAGAACATGCCATTTTTATGGCACGTTTATTTAAAGCAGAAATTATTCTATTGAACGTTGTAGAAAAAAACTGGGAAAATTTTTCGGTATTAATGCCGGAAATAAAAGTATTAGAGCCCTCTAAACTAGTGGATCAATTAGAACAAAAGCTGGAAGAAGTTGCAGATAGCATATTTGAAGAGCATGG from Bacteroidota bacterium harbors:
- a CDS encoding N-acetylmuramoyl-L-alanine amidase, encoding MKLKFTLVTLTIASFLSLQAQTIVIDPGHGYDSNGGNPDGRSATEHSTSLAAGLRLKTLIDNGCPNWTAHMTRSTANGWISLTQRSAMSNSWNADYYLSIHCNAGGGSGTETFWCALNDNSSSDDITFANKIQEKMVSYGNWIDRRVVEDDSYIFHLSVLRYSNATGCLNEIGFVDYSSDASKLNSSAYRDSFALAYQKAFIALLGGCQTPPPSDAIAPITQISIPGAWQTNNFTATFSDADNTGGSGLEKSYYQVIDYNGTEWRANANNGFFADNFDQAIHPEWTVKTGSWSINNGYLTQSDESNNNTNIYASLNQNLSNRYLYHFVAKIDGSGNNRRAGFHFMCDQADSSQRGNSYFVWLRPDASKLSVYKVTNNSFGNPVVDVPLTINVGQVDDYKIIYDRITGKMSVYQNDILIANWTDSSPISSGNAISFRSGNSNFAITELKVYRSRSTSTAISVGPTSNKDIRYENTSPSAPAGKVKSICTDIAGNISSITTQNIDVDWTSPNGAVLINDGTGADISTSYSLNSLSANWTGFLDSNSGITMYEYAIGMASGDSDVVGWTNNMLNTQINLSGLTLFPNKTYYVSVRAQNAAGIKSSIYTSNGQIAQPTYLSVHENNSDLKLNAWPNPFSGTTWISFIVKEKSRVEINLLDASGKSITLYNNSEEPAGDFSIPINAVLMNLSSGVYIAEIKINNQTNNTKLVLQ
- a CDS encoding transglutaminase family protein is translated as MISPNELNALISLLDDPDEEVFLQIKSKLLSLGIDVIPVLEHAWENSFDNILQSRIEIIIHNIQFEEILAQISKWSKDDQNHLLEGVLLVARYQYPDLDEVKLKKQIDQIRQDVWLELNDNLTALEKVKILNHIIFDVHNFSGNTTNYHAPQNSYINTVLESKKGNPLSLSILYSVIAQSLGLPIYGVNLPEHFILAYLNVDNHLHQDENGEVEKILFYINPFSKGTVFGRKEIDAFLKQLNLKSSESFYMPCTNTDMVKRLLRNLINSYERLGYIPKKEELEAILKVVEEAK
- a CDS encoding universal stress protein, with protein sequence MSNHHTNQILVPVDFSEQSLIAIDQSYTLAREYNAEITLLYVIEDSNNLFKFFSKEQDEGMKKEIQIQLDKVADDVEKKSKRKVNTMIAKGRVYEKVSEIAEEINAVFIIMGTSGGSSSALKKKFIGSNALRVVRESKVPVISIKGKNHRAGCKNIVLPLDLTKETKEKVTKAIELAKVFGGSTVRVVSVLFTTDEFIVNRLTRQLAQVKSFIEKSDVKCTAEIIKGIKGEETLAQNVIDYAKKVEADLIMIMTQQETDFTEFFIGSSAQEMIQNSEIPVLSIVPTPKKDTISPIRPY